Proteins encoded together in one Streptomyces umbrinus window:
- a CDS encoding hemolysin family protein, protein MSVLQLLFAGLLVLANGFFVGAEFALVSVRRSQIEPLGTARARQVMYGLENLPQMMAAAQFGITVCSLTLGAVAEPTVAHLLEPVFHAVNLPEGMIHPLGYVIALAAVVFLHLVVGEMLPKNLAMAAPEKTALWLSPGLVAFARLCKPVTLGLGACARVILRLFHVEPKDEVEAVFTSEQLNRLVEDAGQAGLLDPEEQERLEDALELGSRPVTDVLLDSESLVTVGPSVTPGQVVALTARTGYSRFPVAAENGAFMGYLHVKDVLDLEESERAVPQQVWRPMTTLGAELPLDDALTVMRRAATHLAQVADASGRVLGLVALEDVLELLVGEVRDPAHRETPAVRVGEPRKEASEPAPGQETAEQALAS, encoded by the coding sequence ATGAGCGTGCTCCAGCTCCTGTTCGCGGGCCTGCTCGTGCTCGCCAACGGCTTCTTCGTCGGCGCCGAGTTCGCGCTGGTCTCCGTCCGCCGCAGCCAGATCGAACCGCTCGGCACCGCACGGGCCCGCCAGGTCATGTACGGCCTGGAGAACCTGCCGCAGATGATGGCCGCCGCGCAGTTCGGCATCACGGTCTGCTCGCTGACGCTCGGCGCGGTCGCCGAGCCCACCGTCGCGCACCTCCTGGAGCCGGTGTTCCACGCCGTGAACCTGCCCGAGGGCATGATCCACCCGCTCGGGTACGTCATAGCCCTCGCCGCGGTCGTCTTCCTGCACCTCGTCGTCGGCGAGATGCTGCCGAAGAACCTGGCGATGGCCGCCCCCGAGAAGACCGCGCTGTGGCTCAGCCCCGGCCTGGTCGCCTTCGCCCGGCTCTGCAAGCCGGTGACACTGGGCCTCGGTGCCTGCGCCCGAGTCATCCTGCGGCTCTTCCACGTCGAGCCCAAGGACGAGGTCGAGGCGGTCTTCACCAGCGAGCAGCTCAACCGGCTCGTCGAGGACGCGGGACAGGCGGGCCTGCTCGACCCCGAGGAGCAGGAGCGCCTCGAGGACGCCCTGGAGCTTGGCTCCCGCCCGGTCACCGACGTGCTCCTGGACAGCGAGTCCCTGGTGACCGTCGGCCCCTCGGTCACCCCGGGCCAGGTCGTCGCGCTCACCGCCCGCACCGGGTACTCGCGTTTCCCGGTGGCCGCCGAGAACGGCGCCTTCATGGGCTATCTGCACGTGAAGGACGTACTCGACCTGGAGGAGTCCGAGCGGGCCGTGCCGCAGCAGGTCTGGCGCCCCATGACGACCCTCGGGGCCGAGCTCCCGCTGGATGACGCCCTGACCGTGATGCGCCGCGCCGCGACGCACCTCGCCCAGGTCGCCGACGCATCGGGACGCGTGCTCGGCCTGGTCGCCCTGGAGGACGTACTGGAACTCCTGGTCGGCGAGGTCCGAGACCCGGCGCACCGGGAGACTCCGGCGGTACGGGTCGGCGAGCCGCGCAAGGAGGCATCGGAACCGGCCCCGGGCCAGGAGACGGCGGAGCAGGCACTGGCCAGCTGA
- a CDS encoding AAA family ATPase codes for MDFGTQGPEAPADLAWLRGVDAYTMGAYPQAEEEFRAAVRMDPGMADGWLGLHALRIDTTTALLRMFRHRERFGEQRSRHRRTLNSWYWLGWWVQPVLESPRDLLLAHASHWLDGRHVPELDRALASLPPVDADPQVRFLHACRAYLVKDWEQLVRHTDPLIDDPMLGIEAGLFGGMARVRLEMFGQAEPLLSSALMRCRSEQPQRKELRYWLARAHEGTGRSAAALPLYRAVHRVDPAFMDTSARLAAISEGDGYDDTADLAAITLTGVGQDILDGPDGVDPLFGGEGRDLKLSEPELPPPGALPSEADRVREKAIVPVRPPHLPTGPTDPALLEEALLELERMVGLEPVKRQVKALSAQLNMARLRAGQGLPVQPPKRHFVFSGPSGTGKTTVARILGRVFYALGLLGGDHLVEAQRADLVGEYLGQTAVKANELIDSAIGGVLFVDEAYSLSNSGYGKGDAYGDEALQVLLKRAEDNRDHLVVILAGYPEGMDRLLAANPGLSSRFTTRVDFPSYRPLELTSIGEVLAAENGDVWDEEALDELRSISGHVVDQGWIDELGNGRFLRTLYEKSCAYRDLRLSVYPGHLTRDDLSTLRLADLMQAYGEVLSGRGPQDPSPM; via the coding sequence ATGGACTTCGGCACGCAGGGCCCCGAGGCCCCGGCCGACCTCGCCTGGCTGCGAGGTGTGGACGCCTACACGATGGGGGCCTATCCGCAGGCGGAGGAGGAATTCCGCGCCGCGGTCCGGATGGATCCGGGCATGGCCGACGGCTGGCTCGGGCTGCACGCGTTGCGCATCGACACGACGACGGCGCTGCTGCGCATGTTCCGGCACCGGGAGCGCTTCGGGGAACAGCGCTCCCGCCACCGGCGGACGCTCAACTCCTGGTACTGGCTCGGCTGGTGGGTGCAGCCCGTCCTGGAGTCGCCGCGCGATCTGCTGCTCGCGCACGCCTCGCACTGGCTCGACGGGCGTCATGTCCCGGAGCTGGACCGGGCACTCGCGAGCCTCCCGCCCGTGGACGCGGATCCGCAGGTGCGGTTCCTGCACGCCTGCCGGGCGTATCTCGTCAAGGACTGGGAGCAGTTGGTCCGCCACACGGATCCGCTGATCGACGATCCGATGCTCGGTATCGAGGCGGGTCTCTTCGGTGGCATGGCACGGGTGCGCCTGGAGATGTTCGGGCAGGCCGAGCCGCTGCTGTCGTCGGCGCTGATGCGCTGTCGCAGCGAGCAGCCGCAGCGCAAGGAGCTGCGGTACTGGCTGGCGCGGGCGCACGAGGGCACGGGCCGCTCCGCCGCGGCGCTGCCCCTGTACCGGGCGGTCCACCGGGTCGACCCGGCCTTCATGGACACCTCCGCACGGCTCGCGGCGATCTCCGAGGGCGACGGGTACGACGACACGGCCGACCTCGCGGCGATCACGCTCACCGGTGTCGGCCAGGACATCCTGGACGGCCCGGACGGCGTCGACCCGCTGTTCGGCGGCGAGGGCCGTGATCTCAAGCTCTCGGAGCCCGAACTGCCGCCGCCGGGCGCGCTGCCCTCCGAGGCGGACCGGGTCCGCGAGAAGGCCATCGTGCCGGTGCGTCCGCCGCACCTGCCGACCGGGCCCACCGATCCGGCACTGCTCGAAGAGGCGCTCCTGGAGCTGGAGCGCATGGTCGGCCTCGAACCGGTCAAGCGCCAGGTGAAGGCGCTGTCCGCGCAGTTGAACATGGCGCGGCTGCGGGCCGGGCAGGGTCTGCCGGTCCAGCCGCCGAAGCGGCACTTCGTGTTCTCGGGCCCCTCCGGCACCGGCAAGACGACCGTGGCCCGGATCCTCGGCCGGGTCTTCTACGCGCTCGGCCTGCTCGGCGGCGACCACCTCGTCGAGGCCCAACGCGCCGACCTGGTGGGCGAGTACCTCGGCCAGACCGCCGTGAAGGCCAACGAACTGATCGACTCCGCGATCGGCGGCGTCCTCTTCGTCGACGAGGCCTACTCGCTCTCCAACTCCGGTTACGGCAAGGGCGACGCGTACGGCGACGAGGCGTTGCAGGTGCTGCTGAAGCGGGCCGAGGACAACCGCGACCACCTGGTGGTGATCCTCGCCGGTTACCCCGAGGGCATGGACCGGCTGCTGGCCGCCAACCCGGGGCTGTCGTCCCGCTTCACGACCCGCGTCGACTTTCCCTCGTACCGTCCGCTCGAACTCACCTCGATCGGTGAGGTGCTGGCCGCGGAGAACGGTGACGTGTGGGACGAGGAGGCGCTCGACGAGCTGCGCTCCATCAGCGGGCACGTTGTCGATCAGGGCTGGATCGATGAGCTCGGCAATGGGCGGTTTCTGCGGACGCTGTACGAGAAGAGCTGCGCGTACCGTGATCTGCGGCTCTCGGTCTATCCGGGCCACCTCACCCGGGACGACCTGTCCACGCTTCGGCTGGCCGATCTCATGCAGGCGTACGGCGAGGTGTTGTCGGGGCGGGGGCCGCAGGATCCCTCACCCATGTGA
- a CDS encoding uridine kinase family protein, translating to MHLHTLASRLHRLPPSCGPVRLIGVDGHAGSGKTTFAGHLAEALGGAPVLHLDDIATHEELFAWTGRLLQEVVEPLSHDTTAHYRPYDWDTRGFGQDRALPPAPVVLVEGVGAGRRAIRPWLARLLWMELADEDAWARGRQRDGSAQNEFWEGWVRAERRHFTKDPSKPYADLLVLQCSEGYEVLQGPAATSAKSLSVTDRDGPASVC from the coding sequence ATCCACCTCCACACCCTCGCCTCCCGGCTGCACCGGCTGCCGCCCTCCTGCGGCCCCGTCCGGCTCATCGGCGTCGACGGGCACGCGGGCTCGGGGAAGACCACGTTCGCGGGCCATCTGGCCGAGGCACTGGGCGGGGCTCCCGTGCTCCACCTGGACGACATCGCCACGCACGAGGAGCTCTTCGCCTGGACCGGGCGGCTGCTCCAGGAGGTCGTCGAGCCGCTGTCGCACGACACGACGGCGCACTATCGGCCGTACGACTGGGACACACGCGGCTTCGGACAGGACCGGGCCCTGCCGCCCGCGCCCGTGGTCCTCGTCGAGGGGGTGGGGGCCGGCCGTCGCGCGATCAGGCCGTGGCTGGCGCGACTGCTGTGGATGGAGCTGGCGGACGAGGACGCGTGGGCGCGCGGGCGGCAGAGGGACGGTTCGGCGCAGAACGAGTTCTGGGAGGGGTGGGTCCGCGCCGAGCGTCGGCACTTCACCAAGGACCCGTCAAAACCGTACGCCGATCTTCTGGTGCTGCAGTGTTCAGAGGGGTACGAGGTGCTCCAGGGACCTGCTGCGACGTCAGCGAAGAGCCTCTCGGTCACGGACCGTGATGGCCCAGCGTCTGTGTGCTGA
- a CDS encoding peptidase C39 family protein codes for MTRAEQPSRRSLLAVAVAAATAGAASPAAAAAGSAAGPARTRTPAPSKAPSRLVDNHAWTSYTDWRGGTAEGTRAVPGVRPGLAIETPEGRTDYKDPHTGTTATWEYARWTSPVHRLAVPSTEVIPSWNARTPAGTWLQIELSGTYSDGAGTPWYVMGRWAAGDQDIRRTSVDDQSDGKSSIWTDTFSIDDAASGLRLVSYRLRLTLYRKPGTKATPTVWRLGAMGSDVPDRFTVPASTPALARELTVPRYSQEIHAGQYPEYDNGGEAWCSPTSSQMIIEYWGRKPTAAQLAWVKPEYADPQVCHAARFTFDHQYNGCGNWPFNAAYAATYKDLQGVVTRLGSLADLETLIAAGIPAITSQSFLKTELTGAGYGTAGHLMTVIGFTADGDVIANDPASPDNNAVRRVYKRREWENIWLRTKRYNAAGKVVSGTGGVCYVYFPARPTARQRTALAAVGIR; via the coding sequence ATGACCAGAGCTGAACAGCCGTCCCGCAGAAGTCTGCTGGCCGTGGCGGTCGCCGCGGCCACCGCGGGCGCCGCGAGTCCGGCGGCGGCCGCCGCCGGCTCGGCGGCCGGCCCCGCGAGAACCCGGACCCCCGCCCCGTCGAAAGCCCCGTCGCGCCTCGTGGACAACCATGCCTGGACCTCGTACACCGACTGGCGCGGTGGTACCGCGGAAGGGACCCGTGCCGTGCCGGGGGTGCGCCCGGGCCTGGCGATCGAGACGCCCGAGGGCCGGACCGACTACAAGGACCCGCACACCGGCACGACCGCCACCTGGGAGTACGCGCGCTGGACCTCGCCCGTCCACCGCCTCGCCGTCCCCTCGACCGAGGTCATCCCGTCCTGGAACGCGCGGACCCCGGCGGGCACCTGGCTCCAGATCGAGCTGTCGGGCACGTACTCCGACGGCGCGGGCACGCCCTGGTACGTGATGGGCCGCTGGGCGGCCGGGGACCAGGACATCCGGCGGACGTCGGTGGACGACCAGAGCGATGGCAAGAGCAGTATCTGGACGGACACCTTCTCCATCGACGACGCGGCCTCCGGGCTGCGCCTGGTGTCGTACCGGCTGCGGCTGACCCTGTACCGCAAGCCCGGGACCAAGGCCACGCCGACCGTGTGGCGGCTCGGCGCGATGGGCTCCGACGTCCCGGACCGCTTCACCGTCCCGGCCTCGACGCCCGCTCTCGCGCGGGAGCTGACGGTGCCGCGCTACTCGCAGGAGATCCACGCCGGCCAGTACCCCGAGTACGACAACGGCGGTGAGGCCTGGTGCAGCCCCACCTCCTCCCAGATGATCATCGAGTACTGGGGACGGAAGCCCACGGCGGCGCAGCTGGCCTGGGTCAAGCCCGAGTACGCGGACCCGCAGGTGTGCCACGCCGCCCGGTTCACGTTCGACCACCAGTACAACGGTTGCGGGAACTGGCCCTTCAACGCCGCGTACGCCGCGACGTACAAGGACCTCCAGGGCGTGGTGACCCGGCTCGGCTCGCTCGCCGACCTGGAGACGCTGATCGCCGCAGGAATTCCGGCCATAACGTCCCAGTCGTTCCTCAAGACCGAACTGACGGGAGCGGGGTACGGCACCGCGGGCCATCTGATGACGGTCATAGGGTTCACCGCCGACGGCGACGTGATCGCCAACGACCCGGCCTCGCCGGACAACAACGCGGTTCGGCGCGTCTACAAGCGGCGCGAGTGGGAGAACATCTGGCTCCGTACCAAGAGGTACAACGCCGCCGGGAAGGTCGTCTCTGGTACCGGCGGGGTCTGCTACGTGTACTTCCCGGCCCGTCCCACGGCCCGCCAGCGGACGGCACTGGCGGCGGTGGGTATTCGCTGA
- a CDS encoding SCO1431 family membrane protein: MTTNSATAGRVRARTGGPKDDGPKILEHVVGWTFVVVLAMLVTQLGLV, translated from the coding sequence ATGACCACGAACTCAGCCACCGCCGGACGTGTCCGTGCCCGTACCGGAGGCCCCAAGGACGACGGCCCGAAGATCCTCGAGCACGTCGTGGGCTGGACGTTCGTGGTGGTGCTGGCGATGCTGGTGACGCAGCTCGGCCTCGTCTGA